The following are encoded in a window of Eleutherodactylus coqui strain aEleCoq1 chromosome 12, aEleCoq1.hap1, whole genome shotgun sequence genomic DNA:
- the ALG2 gene encoding alpha-1,3/1,6-mannosyltransferase ALG2 isoform X2, which yields MGPSVLFIHPDLGIGGAERLVVDAALALKSHGCRVQVWTAHYDVHHCFSETIDSGIPITCCGDWLPRGFCGRLLALCAYIRMIFLAFYIVFLSGEQFDVVFCDQISACIPIFKLTRNRKRLLFYCHFPDQLLTDRISLAKKIYRAPIDWLEEKTTGMADCILVNSRFTAEIFEKTFPSLSHIKPDILYPSLNVSSFQLCDFDGLAQLVPTEREFVFLSINRYERKKNLKLALESLCALRDKVGLEDWEKVHLIMAGGYDERVRENVEYYQELNQLAVKSDIDNHVTFLRSFSDKQKLNLLHNCTCILYTPSNEHFGIVPVEAMYMCCPVIAVNSGGPLESIADQVTGFLCPPTCEAFAEAMQEFITNSTLRTTMGKSGHERVMQKFSSKAFSHQLYHYICKLVDRE from the exons ATGGGACCTTCGGTGCTCTTCATTCATCCAGACCTTGGAATTGGCGGGGCGGAGAGACTTGTTGTTGATGCGGCGCTTGCACTGAAATCACATGGTTGTCGCGTCCAAGTGTGGACCGCCCACTACGACGTCCATCACTGCTTCTCCGAGACCATAGATTCGGGCATCCCGATTACCTGCTGTGGAGACTGGCTCCCCCGAGGCTTCTGCGGCAGACTCCTGGCTCTGTGTGCGTACATCCGCATGATATTTCTGGCCTTCTACATAGTCTTTCTCAGTGGAGAACAGTTTGATGTTGTGTTTTGTGACCAG ATTTCCGCCTGCATTCCAATTTTCAAATTGACCAGAAATAGAAAACGTCTTTTATTTTATTGCCATTTTCCAGACCAGCTTCTTACTGATCGGATATCATTGGCTAAGAAGATCTACAGAGCGCCCATTGATTGGTTGGAGGAGAAGACGACGGGCATGGCGGACTGTATTCTGGTCAACAGCCGCTTCACTGCTGAAATCTTCGAAAAAACCTTCCCGTCATTATCTCACATAAAGCCTGATATCTTATATCCATCACTGAACGTTTCCAGCTTCCAGCTGTGTGATTTTGATGGTCTGGCCCAACTTGTACCGACAGAGAGAGAGTTTGTATTCCTTTCCATCAACAGATATGAGAGAAAGAAAAACCTTAAGCTCGCGCTGGAATCTCTGTGTGCGCTCCGCGACAAAGTAGGTTTGGAGGACTGGGAGAAGGTCCATCTCATCATGGCGGGAGGGTATGATGAGAGGGTGCGAGAGAACGTGGAGTACTATCAGGAACTGAACCAGCTCGCGGTCAAGTCTGACATTGACAACCATGTTACATTCCTAAGATCCTTTTCTGATAAGCAGAAACTGAATCTGCTGCACAACTGCACATGTATATTGTACACCCCAAGCAACGAACATTTCGGAATAGTCCCAGTAGAGGCCATGTATATGTGCTGCCCAGTAATAGCTGTTAACTCAGGCGGCCCCCTCGAATCTATCGCCGATCAGGTCACCGGGTTCCTGTGTCCGCCTACATGTGAAGCGTTTGCTGAGGCAATGCAAGAGTTTATTACAAATTCTACCCTCAGAACAACAATGGGGAAGTCGGGGCATGAGAGAGTGATGCAGAAGTTTTCTTCCAAAGCATTTTCACATCAGCTCTACCATTACATCTGTAAACTGGTGGATAGAGAATAA
- the ALG2 gene encoding alpha-1,3/1,6-mannosyltransferase ALG2 isoform X1, with product MAHIVSPAARRPSAGAAMFPETETDDEWLGGLQHDGGLTGDRRAVHVCSPAAAGTRQRLYAAAGTMGPSVLFIHPDLGIGGAERLVVDAALALKSHGCRVQVWTAHYDVHHCFSETIDSGIPITCCGDWLPRGFCGRLLALCAYIRMIFLAFYIVFLSGEQFDVVFCDQISACIPIFKLTRNRKRLLFYCHFPDQLLTDRISLAKKIYRAPIDWLEEKTTGMADCILVNSRFTAEIFEKTFPSLSHIKPDILYPSLNVSSFQLCDFDGLAQLVPTEREFVFLSINRYERKKNLKLALESLCALRDKVGLEDWEKVHLIMAGGYDERVRENVEYYQELNQLAVKSDIDNHVTFLRSFSDKQKLNLLHNCTCILYTPSNEHFGIVPVEAMYMCCPVIAVNSGGPLESIADQVTGFLCPPTCEAFAEAMQEFITNSTLRTTMGKSGHERVMQKFSSKAFSHQLYHYICKLVDRE from the exons ATGGCGCATATTGTGTCTCCAGCAGCCCGGCGGCCGTCAGCGGGGGCGGCCATGTTCCCGGAGACCGAGACTGATGATGAGTGGCTGGGCGGGctgcagcatgatggcggacTGACGGGAGACAGGAGAGCGGTCCACGTCTGCAGTCCGGCTGCTGCTGGGACACGTCAGCG CTTGTATGCCGCCGCCGGCACCATGGGACCTTCGGTGCTCTTCATTCATCCAGACCTTGGAATTGGCGGGGCGGAGAGACTTGTTGTTGATGCGGCGCTTGCACTGAAATCACATGGTTGTCGCGTCCAAGTGTGGACCGCCCACTACGACGTCCATCACTGCTTCTCCGAGACCATAGATTCGGGCATCCCGATTACCTGCTGTGGAGACTGGCTCCCCCGAGGCTTCTGCGGCAGACTCCTGGCTCTGTGTGCGTACATCCGCATGATATTTCTGGCCTTCTACATAGTCTTTCTCAGTGGAGAACAGTTTGATGTTGTGTTTTGTGACCAG ATTTCCGCCTGCATTCCAATTTTCAAATTGACCAGAAATAGAAAACGTCTTTTATTTTATTGCCATTTTCCAGACCAGCTTCTTACTGATCGGATATCATTGGCTAAGAAGATCTACAGAGCGCCCATTGATTGGTTGGAGGAGAAGACGACGGGCATGGCGGACTGTATTCTGGTCAACAGCCGCTTCACTGCTGAAATCTTCGAAAAAACCTTCCCGTCATTATCTCACATAAAGCCTGATATCTTATATCCATCACTGAACGTTTCCAGCTTCCAGCTGTGTGATTTTGATGGTCTGGCCCAACTTGTACCGACAGAGAGAGAGTTTGTATTCCTTTCCATCAACAGATATGAGAGAAAGAAAAACCTTAAGCTCGCGCTGGAATCTCTGTGTGCGCTCCGCGACAAAGTAGGTTTGGAGGACTGGGAGAAGGTCCATCTCATCATGGCGGGAGGGTATGATGAGAGGGTGCGAGAGAACGTGGAGTACTATCAGGAACTGAACCAGCTCGCGGTCAAGTCTGACATTGACAACCATGTTACATTCCTAAGATCCTTTTCTGATAAGCAGAAACTGAATCTGCTGCACAACTGCACATGTATATTGTACACCCCAAGCAACGAACATTTCGGAATAGTCCCAGTAGAGGCCATGTATATGTGCTGCCCAGTAATAGCTGTTAACTCAGGCGGCCCCCTCGAATCTATCGCCGATCAGGTCACCGGGTTCCTGTGTCCGCCTACATGTGAAGCGTTTGCTGAGGCAATGCAAGAGTTTATTACAAATTCTACCCTCAGAACAACAATGGGGAAGTCGGGGCATGAGAGAGTGATGCAGAAGTTTTCTTCCAAAGCATTTTCACATCAGCTCTACCATTACATCTGTAAACTGGTGGATAGAGAATAA